In Anas platyrhynchos isolate ZD024472 breed Pekin duck chromosome 22, IASCAAS_PekinDuck_T2T, whole genome shotgun sequence, the following proteins share a genomic window:
- the KLHL17 gene encoding kelch-like protein 17 isoform X1 → MEGGVQLLNRDGHSISHNSKRHYHDAFVCMNRMRQRGLLCDIVLHVGTKEIKAHKVVLASCSPYFHAMFTNEMSESRQTHVTLHDIDPQALEQLVQYAYTAEIVVGEGNVQTLLPAASLLQLNGVRDACCKFLLSQLDPSNCLGIRGFADTHSCSDLLKSAHKYVLQHFVEVAKTEEFMLLPLKQVLDLISSDSLNVPSEEEVYRAVLSWVKHDVDSRRQHVPRLMKCVRLPLLSRDFLMSNVDTELLVRHHSECKDLLIEALKYHLMPEQRGVLSNSRTRPRRCEGASTVLFAVGGGSLFAIHGDCEAYDTRTDRWHMVASMSTRRARVGVAAIGNKLYAVGGYDGTSDLATVESYDPVTNSWQPEVSMGTRRSCLGVAALHGLLYAAGGYDGASCLNSAERYDPLTGTWTSIAAMSTRRRYVRVATLEGNLYAVGGYDSSSHLATVEKYEPQINTWTPIANMLSRRSSAGVAVLEGMLYVAGGNDGTSCLNSVERYNPKTNTWESVAPMNIRRSTHDLVAMDGWLYAVGGNDGSSSLNSIEKYNPRTNKWVAASCMFTRRSSVGVAVLELLNFPPPSSPTLSVSSTSL, encoded by the exons ATGGAAGGCGGCGTGCAGCTCCTCAACCGCGACGGCCACAGCATCTCGCACAACTCCAAGCGGCACTACCACGACGCCTTCGTCTGCATGAACCGCATGCGGCAGCGCGGGCTGCTCTGCGACATCGTGCTCCACGTGGGCACCAAGGAGATCAAGGCCCACAAGGTGGTGCTGGCGTCCTGCAGCCCCTACTTCCACGCCATGTTCACGA ATGAGATGAGCGAGAGCCGCCAGACCCACGTCACGCTGCACGACATCGACCCGCAGGCCCTGGAGCAGCTGGTGCAGTACGCGTACACGGCCGAGATCGTGGTGGGCGAGGGCAACGTGCAG ACACTTCTTCCCGCTGCCAGCCTGCTTCAGCTGAATGGTGTGCGGGATGCTTGCTGCAAGTTCCTCCTGAGCCAGCTCGACCCATCCAACTGCCTGGGGATCCGGGGCTTTGCCGACACGCACTCCTGCAGCGACCTCCTCAAGTCTGCCCACAAGTACGTCCTCCAGCACTTCGTGGAGGTGGCCAAGACAGAGGAGTTCATGTTGCTGCCCCTCAAACAG gtgctggaCCTCATTTCCAGCGACAGCCTCAACGTGCCGTCGGAGGAGGAGGTGTACCGGGCCGTGCTCAGCTGGGTCAAGCACGATGTGGACAGCAGAAGGCAGCATGTCCCCAGG CTGATGAAGTGCGTGCGGCTGCCCCTGCTGAGCCGGGATTTCCTGATGAGCAACGTGGACACGGAGCTGCTGGTGCGGCACCACTCGGAGTGCAAGGACCTGCTGATCGAAGCCCTCAAGTACCACCTCATGCCCGAGCAGCGAGGGGTCCTCAGCAACAGCAGGACAAGGCCGCGGCGCTGCGAGGGGGCCAGCACCGTGCTGTTCGCCGTGG GTGGGGGCAGCCTGTTCGCCATCCACGGGGACTGCGAGGCCTACGACACGCGGACGGACCGCTGGCACATGGTGGCCTCCATGTCGACGCGCAGGGCCCGGGTCGGCGTGGCCGCCATCGGGAACAAGCTGTACGCCGTGGGGGG CTACGACGGGACCTCGGATCTGGCCACGGTGGAGTCTTACGACCCTGTCACCAACTCCTGGCAGCCCGAGGTGTCCATGGGCACCCGGAGGAGCTGCCTGGGCGTAGCGGCGCTCCACGGGCTGCTCTATGCGGCCGGGGGGTACGATGGCGCCTCGTGCCTCAACAG cgcGGAGCGCTACGACCCTCTGACCGGCACCTGGACATCCATCGCTGCCATGAGCACCAGGAGACGCTACGTGCGGGTGGCCACGCTAG AAGGCAACCTCTATGCTGTTGGGGGATACGACAGCTCGTCCCACCTGGCCACAGTAGAAAAGTATGAGCCCCAG ATCAACACCTGGACGCCCATTGCCAACATGCTGAGCCGCCGGAGCAGCGCGGGGGTGGCCGTGCTGGAGGGGATGCTCTACGTGGCCGGTGGCAACGACGGGACCAGCTGCCTTAACTCCGTGGAGCGCTACAACCCCAAAACCAACACCTGGGAGAGCGTGGCGCCCATGAACATCCGcag GAGCACCCACGACCTGGTGGCCATGGATGGCTGGCTGTACGCTGTGGGTGGCAACGACGGGAGCTCCAGCCTGAACTCCATCGAGAAGTACAACCCGCGCACCAACAAGTGGGTGGCAGCCTCCTGCATGTTCACCCGCCGCAGCAGCGTGGGGGTGGCGGTGCTGGAACTGCTCAACTTCCCACCCCCTTCCTCGCCCACCCTCTCGGTGTCCTCGACGAGCCTTTGA
- the PLEKHN1 gene encoding pleckstrin homology domain-containing family N member 1 produces MGNITCVPQAPGRFRHSFRRKPSLKKEQNGKKKLPSFFGIDGGGERDTTADKILQYIPGKHFQNQENQKENLDQRFPSLFKKGRRKTVVRNLGKIIYYSKVKLKLQHCQEVNDCYLELFQSYLYFQSMGFNGLTYQGLLPLKELNVCEIEAGKSPGQEDHAFRITGPLLNPLIVFCPTESELKQWLYHLEKQIQLNGGSLGLPFLPQDDWQQSSMGKEELRWSVQNMPVQDWRGTQRESLGNVICASKVKLQHLPFQEQHDRLLVLYPSTLVIVSEEHNSFYFKGELPLNAIQVCFEENEKTSFLIEGRLINSIRVICRSYEDYGEWLDCLKTAQFRNADSSLSGSESFSGSKQPHLGQLGGSGRGSLASDGRTNSWASGGKGATLTHLSQNSGSFHDTQSFVLLSEGRMLEDPLSPGYSQPLHCLPHTNWPSTGMPSQELRRGGSARKSKGRSGQDTERTARGLIPEHPDGELVPAAYSEPYSSLSSWHHPTASPSHPELSNVLQCPKTSQPLPSRHWREMPGAQRPPQPPADAPYLAGVSSLLEEHLGPLLQPPGDSSGAYDLPEGFSRRGSAAYHDYAELQSFQSDFSYDNLWEAEGRAPSTPRGSPTPSPHFYQA; encoded by the exons ATGGGGAACATAACTTGTGTTCCCCAGGCACCTGGGAGGTTCAGGCACTCGTTCAGAAGGAAACCTTCACTGAAGAAAGA GCAAAATGGCAAGAAAAAGCTGCCCAGCTTTTTCGGGATAGACGGAGGTGGGGAGCGAGATACGACCGCAGACAAAATCCTGCAGTACATCCCGGGAAAG CACTTCCAGAACcaagaaaaccaaaaagaaaacctggaCCAGAGGTTCCCCAGCTTGTtcaagaagggaaggaggaaaacagtTGTCAGGAACCTGGGGAAAATCATCTATTACTCCAAGGTCAAGCTAAAGCTTCAGCACTGCCAG GAGGTGAACGACTGCTACCTGGAGCTGTTCCAGTCTTACCTGTACTTCCAGTCCATGGGCTTCAACGGGCTCACCTACCAG GGACTGCTGCCTTTGAAAGAGCTGAACGTGTGTGAAATCGAGGCTGGGAAGAGCCCGGGGCAGGAGGATCACGCCTTCCGCATCACAG GTCCTTTGCTGAATCCCCTTATCGTCTTCTGCCCAACTGAGTCAGAGCTGAAGCAGTGGCTTTATCACCTGGAGAAACAGATCCAGCTGAACGGAGGGAGCCTGGGCTTGCCCTTCCTCCCTCAG GATGACTGGCAGCAGAGCTCCATGGGGAAGGAGGAGCTGCGGTGGTCCGTGCAGAACATGCCTGTCCAGGATTGGAGAGGGACCCAGCGGGAATCCCTCGGCAACGTCATCTGTGCTTCCAAAGTGAAGCTTCAGCACTTGCCTTTCCAG GAGCAGCACGACCGCCTGCTGGTGCTTTACCCTTCCACCCTGGTGATCGTGTCCGAAGAGCACAACAGCTTCTACTTCAAG GGCGAGCTGCCGCTCAACGCCATCCAGGTGTGTTTTGAAGAGAACGAGAAAACCTCCTTTTTGATAGAAG GCCGGCTGATCAATTCGATCCGGGTGATCTGCCGCAGCTATGAGGATTACGGGGAGTGGCTGGACTGCCTGAAAACAGCCCAGTTTCGGAACGCCGACTCCTCCCTGTCCGGATCAGAGAGCTTTTCGGGATCAAAGCAGCCACACCTCGGCCAG CTCGGTGGCAGCGGGAGAGGCTCGCTGGCCTCCGACGGCCGCACCAACTCCTGGGCATCCGGAGGGAAAGGGGCCACCCTGACGCACCTCTCCCAGAACAGCGGCTCCTTCCACGACACACAGTCCTTCGTGCTGCTGTCGGAgggcaggatgctggaggaCCCGCTCAGCCCCGGCTATTCCCAGCCTCTCCAT TGCCTGCCCCACACCAACTGGCCAAGCACCGGGATGCCCTCGCAGGAGCTGCGGAGGGGCGGCAGCGCCAGGAAATCCAAAGGCAGAAGCGGCCAGGACACGGAGAGGACGGCGCGCGGCCTCATCCCCGAGCACCCTGACGGCGAGCTCGTGCCCGCGGCGTACAGCGAGCCCTACTCATCTCTCAGCTCATGGCAtcaccccacagcctccccatcGCACCCGGAGCTGAGCAAT GTCCTGCAGTGCCCGAAgacctcccagcccctgcccagcagaCACTGGAGGGAGATGCCGGGGGCGCAGAGacctccccagcctcctgctgatGCTCCTTACCTCGCCGGC GTCTCCTCCCTGCTGGAGGAACACCTCGGCCCCTTGCTGCAGCCACCAG GTGACAGCAGCGGTGCTTACGACCTGCCCGAGGGCTTCTCGCGCCGCGGCTCCGCTGCCTACCACGACTACGCCGAGCTGCAGAGCTTCCAGAGCGACTTCAGCTACGACAACCTGTGGGAAGCCGAGGGGAGGGCGCCCAGCACCCCGCGGGGCTCCCCGACACCCAGCCCGCACTTCTACCAGGCCTGA
- the KLHL17 gene encoding kelch-like protein 17 isoform X2, giving the protein MEGGVQLLNRDGHSISHNSKRHYHDAFVCMNRMRQRGLLCDIVLHVGTKEIKAHKVVLASCSPYFHAMFTNEMSESRQTHVTLHDIDPQALEQLVQYAYTAEIVVGEGNVQVLDLISSDSLNVPSEEEVYRAVLSWVKHDVDSRRQHVPRLMKCVRLPLLSRDFLMSNVDTELLVRHHSECKDLLIEALKYHLMPEQRGVLSNSRTRPRRCEGASTVLFAVGGGSLFAIHGDCEAYDTRTDRWHMVASMSTRRARVGVAAIGNKLYAVGGYDGTSDLATVESYDPVTNSWQPEVSMGTRRSCLGVAALHGLLYAAGGYDGASCLNSAERYDPLTGTWTSIAAMSTRRRYVRVATLEGNLYAVGGYDSSSHLATVEKYEPQINTWTPIANMLSRRSSAGVAVLEGMLYVAGGNDGTSCLNSVERYNPKTNTWESVAPMNIRRSTHDLVAMDGWLYAVGGNDGSSSLNSIEKYNPRTNKWVAASCMFTRRSSVGVAVLELLNFPPPSSPTLSVSSTSL; this is encoded by the exons ATGGAAGGCGGCGTGCAGCTCCTCAACCGCGACGGCCACAGCATCTCGCACAACTCCAAGCGGCACTACCACGACGCCTTCGTCTGCATGAACCGCATGCGGCAGCGCGGGCTGCTCTGCGACATCGTGCTCCACGTGGGCACCAAGGAGATCAAGGCCCACAAGGTGGTGCTGGCGTCCTGCAGCCCCTACTTCCACGCCATGTTCACGA ATGAGATGAGCGAGAGCCGCCAGACCCACGTCACGCTGCACGACATCGACCCGCAGGCCCTGGAGCAGCTGGTGCAGTACGCGTACACGGCCGAGATCGTGGTGGGCGAGGGCAACGTGCAG gtgctggaCCTCATTTCCAGCGACAGCCTCAACGTGCCGTCGGAGGAGGAGGTGTACCGGGCCGTGCTCAGCTGGGTCAAGCACGATGTGGACAGCAGAAGGCAGCATGTCCCCAGG CTGATGAAGTGCGTGCGGCTGCCCCTGCTGAGCCGGGATTTCCTGATGAGCAACGTGGACACGGAGCTGCTGGTGCGGCACCACTCGGAGTGCAAGGACCTGCTGATCGAAGCCCTCAAGTACCACCTCATGCCCGAGCAGCGAGGGGTCCTCAGCAACAGCAGGACAAGGCCGCGGCGCTGCGAGGGGGCCAGCACCGTGCTGTTCGCCGTGG GTGGGGGCAGCCTGTTCGCCATCCACGGGGACTGCGAGGCCTACGACACGCGGACGGACCGCTGGCACATGGTGGCCTCCATGTCGACGCGCAGGGCCCGGGTCGGCGTGGCCGCCATCGGGAACAAGCTGTACGCCGTGGGGGG CTACGACGGGACCTCGGATCTGGCCACGGTGGAGTCTTACGACCCTGTCACCAACTCCTGGCAGCCCGAGGTGTCCATGGGCACCCGGAGGAGCTGCCTGGGCGTAGCGGCGCTCCACGGGCTGCTCTATGCGGCCGGGGGGTACGATGGCGCCTCGTGCCTCAACAG cgcGGAGCGCTACGACCCTCTGACCGGCACCTGGACATCCATCGCTGCCATGAGCACCAGGAGACGCTACGTGCGGGTGGCCACGCTAG AAGGCAACCTCTATGCTGTTGGGGGATACGACAGCTCGTCCCACCTGGCCACAGTAGAAAAGTATGAGCCCCAG ATCAACACCTGGACGCCCATTGCCAACATGCTGAGCCGCCGGAGCAGCGCGGGGGTGGCCGTGCTGGAGGGGATGCTCTACGTGGCCGGTGGCAACGACGGGACCAGCTGCCTTAACTCCGTGGAGCGCTACAACCCCAAAACCAACACCTGGGAGAGCGTGGCGCCCATGAACATCCGcag GAGCACCCACGACCTGGTGGCCATGGATGGCTGGCTGTACGCTGTGGGTGGCAACGACGGGAGCTCCAGCCTGAACTCCATCGAGAAGTACAACCCGCGCACCAACAAGTGGGTGGCAGCCTCCTGCATGTTCACCCGCCGCAGCAGCGTGGGGGTGGCGGTGCTGGAACTGCTCAACTTCCCACCCCCTTCCTCGCCCACCCTCTCGGTGTCCTCGACGAGCCTTTGA